CCCCACCGACGGACGCGCCGGCATCGTGGCCCTCACCTCCCGCGGCACCGAGGCCTACGAGTCCTACCGTGACGCGACGGACCAGATCATCGCCGAGACGTTCTCCGACTGGGGTGGGAGCGACCTGCGGGCCCTGAGGGTGCAGCTCGAGCGACTCGCCGCCGACTTCGCGCGGCCGCCCCGCGTCAACGGTCGACGTCCGGCCCGGGCGAGCTGAGCGTCTCGACGCCACGCACGCGGGCCCGGCGACGCACTCGGGCGACGCCGGCGGATCGCGCTGTAGGTTCGCCGGCATGACCGACGTCACCGACCCCTCGATGCTCTACCGCCCCGTGTTCGGCGCCGACCTGATGGTCCACGCCCTCGCCAAGAACCCCGACGCCCCGGCCGTGGTGATCGGCGAGCGCACCATGACCGCCGCCGAGATGGCGGCCTCGGTCAGCTGCTACGCCCAGGCGCTGCAGGCCAAGGGCCTGGGCATCGGGTCCCAGGCGTCGATGCTGTCGCTCAACCGCCCCGAGGTGCTCTTCACCATGGGCGCCAACCAGATGAACGCCACCCGGAGCACGCCCCTGCACCCCATGGGCTCGGTCGAGGACCAGGCCTACGTGCTCACCGACTGCGGCGCCGAGGCGCTGATCTTCGACCCGGACACCTTCACCGACCGGGCCCGCGAGCTCGCCGGGCTCGTCCCCGGCATCCGCCACTTCCTCGCCCTCGGCCCTACCGAGTTCGGTGAGGACCTCACCGCCCTGGCCGCGGCCTGCGAACCGAAGCCCCTCGTCGCCCCCGTCGTCGACCCCGAGGACCTCGCCGGCATCGCCTACTCCGGTGGCACCACCGGCAAGCCGAAGGGGATCATGAGCACGTTCCGCAGCGGTGCGGCCATGACGACCATCCAGATGGCCGAGTGGGAGTGGCCCACCGAGACCCGCTTCCTCATCTGCACCCCGCTCTCCCACGCCGGCGCGGCGTTCTTCACCCCCACCCTGCTGCGGGGCGGCTCGCTCACCGTGCTGCCCGGCTTCGACCCCGAGACCTTCATGCGGACCGTCGAGGAGCAGCGCATCACCGCCACGATGCTCGTCCCGACGATGCTCTACGTCCTGCTCGACCATCCCCGGTTCGACGACTACGACCTGTCGAGCCTGGAGACCGTCTTCTACGGCGCGGCGGCCATGTCGCCCACCCGCTTGAAGGAGGCCGTCGAGCGCATGGGACGGATCTTCTTCCAGTTCTACGGTCAGGCCGAGTGCCCGATGACGATCACCGTGCTGCGCAAGGAGGACCACGATCCCGAGGACCTCGGCCGCCTCGCCAGCTGCGGCCGGCCCGTGCCGTGGGTCCACGTCGCCCTGCTCGACGACGAGGGCAACGAGGTGCCCCCCGGTGAGCCCGGCGAGATCTGCGTGCGCGGGCCGCTCGTGATGAAGGGGTACCTCGGGAAGCCCGAGCAGACCGCCGAGGCCTTCGCCCACGGGTGGCTGCACACCGGCGACGTGGCCCGCGCCGACGACGAAGGCTTCCTGTACATCGTCGACCGCAAGAAGGACATGATCGTCACCGGCGGGTTCAACGTGTACCCCCGCGAGGTCGAGGACGTCATCTCCACGCACCCTGCGGTGTCCGCCGTCGCCGTCATCGGGGTGCCCGACGACAAGTGGGGGGAGGCGGTCAAGGCCGTGGTCGTGGTGCGTCCCGGCGCCGACCTCGACCCGGCCGAGCTCATGGAGCTCGTCAAGGAGCACAAGGGCGCCGTCCAGGCACCGAAGTCGGTCGACGTCGTCGACGCCATCCCGCTGAGCGCCCTCGGCAAGCCCGACAAGAAGGTGCTGCGGGCGCGCTACTGGGGAGAATCGGGACGCATGGTGAACTGATCCGGGCCCGCCACCGGTGGGCGTCGCCTGCGCCGCCGACGCTGAACCCGGTGAACTTGTTGGGTTTCCGGGCCGGCCGGTAGGGTCCCTGCGCTGTGACCGTCGCCACCGGTGCATCGGTCCTGACCGCGAGTTGAGCAAGGGGCATCGGGGTGCAGCAGTTCCTGCAGTTCACCATCCTGGGTCTGGTCATCGGCAGCGTGTACGGCATCGCCGCCTCCGGCCTGGTGGTCACCTACACGACCTCGGGCATCTTCAACTTCGCGCACGGCGCCATCGCCATGCTCGGAGCATTCACCTACTGGCAACTGCGGTTCGGCTGGGGGTGGTCGGCGCCGCTGGCGCTGCTCGTCGTGCTCGGCGTGTTCGCCCCGCTCATGGGCGCCGTCCTCTACCAGGTGATCATGAAGAACCTCCGGGGCACCTCGGAGGTCACCAAGATCATCGTGCCCGTGGGCGTGATGCTCGGTCTGCTGGCCCTGGCCACCTGGATCTGGAACCCCACGCCCCGGGTGCCCCGCCTGTTCCCCAAGTTCTTCGGGCCCGACGCCCAGGTCTCGCTGTTCGGGGTCAACGTGACCTGGCACGAGATCATCGCCCTCGTCGTGGCCGTCGCCATCGCCGTCAGCATCCGGTTCCTGTTCCAGAAGACCCGCTCGGGCGTGGCCATGCGCGCCGTCGTCGACGACCCCGACCTGTTGCAGCTCAACGGGGGCCGACCCGAGCGCCTCGCCACCATCTCGTGGGCCGGCGGAGCCTTCCTCGCGGCGCTCGCCGGCATCCTCATCACCCCGATCCAGGGCACCGCCATGAGTGCCAACGCCCTCACCCTCCTGGTCATCGACGCGTTCGCGGCCGCCATGTTCGGTCGGCTGCGCAGCCTGCCGCGCACCTTCGTGGGCGGCATCGTGCTCGGCCTGATCGGCAGCTACGTGATCGCCTACTTCCCGGCCGCCGAGTGGACCTGGACCGGCTCGTTCCGCACCGCCATCCCGATGATCCTGTTGTTCATCGTCCTCCTGTTGCTGCCCCAGGACCGCCTCCGGGGAGCCACGGTGCTGCGCACCCGTGAGCGGTTCCGCATGCCGACGATGCGCACCGCCTGGATCGGCGCCCTCGTCCTCGTCGTCGTGGTGTTCGCGCTGCGGGTCGTGATGGAGGCCACGGCCATCAACACGCTCGCCTTCGGCGTGACCTTCGCCCTCGTGGCGCTCTCGCTGGTGCTGCTCACCGGGTACGCCGGTGAGATCAACCTCGCGGCGCTCTCCTTCGGTGCCATCGGCACGATCATCGTGTACCACTTCGGGGTCTCCGGCTCGGGGCCCTCGGCGCGCACCACGCTGCTCGGCTTCGTCCTGGCGGGCGTCGTGTGCGCGGTGGTCGGTGCGCTCGTCGCCCTCCCGGCGCTGCGCCTCCGCGGCCTCTACCTGGCCTTGGCCACCATGGCCTTCGGGGTGTTCGTCAGCCGCATGGTCCTCACCGAGATCGGCGAGCGGGAGCTGTTCGGCGTGCGCTTCTCGATCTTCGAGGGCGGCTCGCTGACCATCCCCCGACCCGAGATCGGCCCCCTCGACTTCACCGACAACGGCGACTTCCTGATGCTCGTCACGGTGCTGTTCGCCCTCCTCGGGGTGGCCCTCGTGGCCCTGCGCCACAGCGGCTACGGGCGGCGGCTGTCGGCCATGAAGGACAGCCCCGCGGCGTGCGCCACCCTCGGGATGAGCGTGGTGCGCCTGAAGCTGTCGGTCTTCATGATGTCGGCCGCGATCGCCGGCATCGGCGGGGCGCTCATGTCGAGCCAGCTCGGATCGGTGAACCTCGACCGCTTCGACATCTTCCTCAGCCTGGCGCTGCTGTTGCTCACCGTCGTCGGCGGCATCGGCTACGTGGCCGCGGCCCTCTTCAGCGGCATCCTGAACGGCGCGGCCTTCCTCGCCATGCAGAACACGCTGACCAAGTTGGGCAACGACTACGTGACCCTCGAGCCCATCTTCGGGTTCTTCGTGAGCGTGGTGACGGTGCTCCCCGCCACGATCGGCGTCACCATGGGCAAGAACCCGAGCGGGGCGATCAGCGACATCGTCGAGGGCCTCGACCAGATCAAACGGGCCAAGCCCGTCGTCGTCACGGTGATCGCCCTCCAGGTGCTCATCTGGGTCGGCACCTGGCAGGACCTCTACAACGGGTGGTGGTTCACCATCCTGACCGCGTTGAACCTGCTGGTCGTGCCGCGGGTGGTCGGCCTCGGGATGGCGGCGCGGGCGCGACGCACCCACGACCTGCCGGCGCCCGTCGCCCCCGAGCTCGTGGGCATCGACCGGCCCTTCACCGACGCCGACCTGGCCGAGATGGACCTGGTGCTCGGACTCGACGGGGTGCCCCTCGCACGGGAGGATCGTGCCCATGCCCCTGCTTGAGACCGTCGGCGTCAAGGTCCGCTTCGGCGGCAACGTGGCGCTCGACGACGTGTCCCTGGCCGTCGAGCCGGCGGCGGTGACCGGGCTGATCGGCCCCAACGGCGCCGGCAAGACGACCCTGTTCAACGTGATCACCGGTCTCCAGCCGCTCTCGGAGGGCAAGGTCGTGCTGAACGGCACCGACGTCACGAAGCTCGCTCCCCACAAGCGGGCCCGCCAGGGCCTCGCCCGCACGTTCCAGCGCCTCGAGCTCTTCACGTCGCTGTCGGTGCGCGACAACGTCCTGGTGGCCGGGGAGATCCGCAACCGCTGGGGCCGGGGCGCCAAGCGCCTCGATGCGACCGCCGAGGCGTCGCGGATCATCGAGCTCGTCGGGTTGGCCGATGTCGCCGATCGCGAGGTCGGCGAGATCCCCACCGGCAAGGCCCGGGTCGTCGAGCTGGCCCGGGCGCTCATGCTGCACCCCACGCTGCTCCTGCTCGACGAGCCGGCCTCGGGCCAGACCGAGGAGGAGACCGAGGCGTTCGGCGCCCTGCTGCTCCAGCTCGCCCGGGAGGACGGCCTCGGCATCTGCCTCGTCGAGCACGACATGGCGCTCGTCATGGACGTCTGCGAGACCATCCACGTGCTCGAGTTCGGTCGGATGATCGCCAGCGGCACCGCCGACGAGGTACGCAACGACCCGGCCGTCATCGACGCCTACCTGGGTGCCCCGGAGTCGATCGCATGACCGGGCCCGAACCGCTCACCGGCGAGCACGTGGTCGGGCTGCCGACCGGCGCACCCGAGCAGACCGTGCCCATCCTGGAGCTCGTCGGCGTCAAGGCGGCCTACGGTGCGATCGAAGTCCTTCACGGCGTCGACCTCGCGGTTCCCGAAGGGTCGGTCGTGGCCCTGCTCGGCCCGAACGGCGCCGGCAAGTCCACCATCTTGAAGGTCTGCTCCGGCCAGCTCGGCGTCACCGCCGGGGAGGTTCGACTGGCCGGCCGGGTCGTCAACGGGGCCGAACCCGACGAGTTGGCCCGGCTCGGCATGTGCACGGTGCCGGAGGGCCGGGGCGTGTTCCCCAACCTCACGGTGCGCGAGAACCTGTGGATGAACACCTTCGCCGGCGTGTCGCTGGCCGACGTCGAGGCGGCCGCCTACGAGCGGTTCCCCCGCCTCGGCGAACGGCGCAAGCAGCTCGCCGGCACGATGTCGGGCGGCGAGCAGCAGATGCTCGCCATGGCCCGCGCCCTCGGCACCAACCCGGCCATGCTCCTCCTCGACGAGTTGTCGATGGGGCTCGCGCCGCTGGTGGTCGCCGACCTCTACGAGATCGTGGCTCAGGTCTCGGAGGAAGGAGTCTCGATCCTGGTGTCCGAGCAGTTCGCTCGCACCGTGCTGGGCATCGCCCAGGTCGCCGCGATCGTCCTCCACGGCCGGGTGACCCGCGTGGGCGCCCCCGATGAGCTCGCAGATGAACTGTCCGCCGCCTACCTGGGCTCGTGAGGTCTCAACCAATGGCAACCACCACCCCTTCGTCCGCCGACCCCGCCAGCGACGCCAACCGCGTCGAGCAGTTCAAGAGCGAGGTGGCCGAGATGAAGCTCAAGACCGGCAACGCCACCCGTGAGCGGGTGTACGCCGCCATCGGTCTGCTCCTGATGATCGTGGGCGTCGCCGGGGCGTTCTCGGCCTATGTGTCGGCCACCAACCTGATCAACGCCCTCGACGTCCAGGAGACCCAGGTGCTGGCGGTGGCGTTCGCCTCGCTCACCCTGCTCGGTCTCGGTCTCTTCCTGCGCTACGCCATCGCCAACTTCCTGCGGATGTGGCTGCTGCGCCAGCTCTACGAGGGCCAGGCCAACACCCAGCGCATGATCGACGCCGTCCGAGAGGGTCGCTGACCATGGGCACCGTCGCGGTCACCGGATCGGGTTCGGGCATCGGTGCGGCCACCGCCGCCCGCCTCACCGCCGACGGCCACCGTGTCATCGGCGTCGACCTCCGCGGGGCGGCCCTCGAGGCCGACCTGGGGACCCCCGATGGGCGTGCCGCGGCCGTCGCTGCGGTCGGCGAGGCCTGTGACGGCGTGCTCGACGGACTGATCACCTGCGCCGGCGTCGCCGGGTTCCCCGGCCGGCCGGCGCGGTTGCTGGCGGCGGTCAACTACTTCGGCACCGTGGAGGTCATGGAGGGGCTCCGGCCGCTGCTGGCCGCCGGTACGAACCCGTCGGCGGTGGCCATCAGCTCCAACTCCACCACGACCGCGCCGGGCTACGACCTCGCCCTCGTCGAGGCCCTGCTGGCGGGCGACGAGCCGACGGCCCTCGAGGTCGCCGATCGGAGCGACTCGATCATCGCCTACGCCGCCACCAAGCTCGCCGTGGCCCGGTGGGTGCGCCGCTCGGCCGTCTCGGCCGACTGGGCGGGGGCCGGCATCCGCCTCAACGCCATCGCGCCCGGCATGATCGCCACCCCCATGATCGATGAGGGCCGTTCCGACGAGTTCCTCAACACCCAGCTCGACACCTTCGAGCAGACCATCGCCCTCGGGCGCCCCGGACGGCCCGAGGAGATCGCCGCGTTGCTGTCCTTCCTGGTCGGACCCGAGTCGAGCTTCTTCTGCGGGTCCATCGTGTTCTGCGACGGCGGGACCGACGCCGCGCTGCGCACGAACGACTGGCCGGCCCGCTGGGAGATCGGCTGATCGAGCTGCCCGGGACCGTGGGGGTGGTGACCACGGCGCTCCGCCGAGAGCGAGGGCGTCGACCGCGCCGGCGGTGACGGTCTCGAACCGGTGGTGGCACGAGGGGTGAAGCCCTTCGGGGGCGGACCGGCACAGCTCACATGCGGTTGCGGTCATGGCTGCCGTGACCGAGCGACGCCACCAGCTCGTGCGCCGCCCAGCGGGCCATCAGGCCCTCCAACAGGTCGAGGAGGGCGGCCTCGTCCGGCGAGCCCGGCGACGAGACGGTCTCGGCGTAGGCGAGGCTGACGCCGGTCCCGCGATCGGGGCGCACGCCGAGGGCGGCGACGTCGACGGAGCGCAGCCCCTCGGCGACGACGGGGCGGCCGAGGTCGAAGGCGGTGTCGGGGTCGAGGGTGGTGGCGAAGGCCCACAGCCAACGGTCCTCGAGGGGGACCCTGTACAGGCCGCCGGGCCGGGCCGTTCCCCCGGGGGGTGTGCCGATGTCGATGCCCGGGTCGACGTCCGGGTCGAGGTCGAGCAGCGACGCCGGGCGCCCCTGCCGACGGGCCTGGTGGGCGTCGACCACCGCTCGACGGAAGGCGCACGGCGAGACGACGGGTTCGGAGGGGTGCGGGGGCGGCTGGTCGGGGGCCGTCGCCCGGACGTCGAGCACGACGGTGGAGCCGACCCGGATCCGCGTGCGGAGGCGGGGCAGGGAGTGGGTGAGCGTCGCCGCCACCCGGAGCGCGGCGAGGGCCCCGGCGGAGATCACGCCGGCCCCGATGGACGACGACTCGACGGTGACGAGCGGCGCAGCGGTGAGGCGGGTGGGCGGTGGACTGCGGGCACGGCGACCTCCTCGGTGGTGTTAGGTAACCCTAACACTCCTCAAGAGGCATGCCTAAGCAGATGGGGGCGGCGCAGGGCGACGCCCGCCGGACCACCACCCGCGGGGAGGCGACCTACGGGGCGGTCATCGACGCGAACACCGGGCGGAGCTGGGCCAGGAAGGCGTCGGGGTCGGCGTGCTTCGACGTCGCAGTGGCGCGGTCGCGCTCGGTGGCATAGGTGATCAGCCGATCGTCGCCGAGGGCCGCGACGAGGGCGACGGCCACCTCGTCGGCGGAGGCGGCGGTGGCCGGATCGACGGGGAAGGGAGGGTCGTTGCCCTCCTTCGGCGTGGAGAACTCCGTCGTCGTGGTGCCGGGCACGAACAGGTGAGCCCGCACGGCGGTGTGGGCCAGCTCCACGTGCAGCGACTCGGTGAACATCTCGAGGGCGGCCTTCGACGCCGAGTAGGCCCCCACCTTGAACGCCGCCATGTGCACGCCCATCGATGACACGTTGAGCACGTGGCCCGTGCCCCGCTCGACCATCGCCGGCAGCACGGCGAGCGTGAGGCGAACGGGCGAGAAGTAGTTCATGGCCATCACGCCCTCGACGTCCTCCGGGGTCATCGTGACCACGCTGCGCCGCTTGGGCGCCCCGGCGTTGTTGACCAGCACGTCGACGCGGCCGCCGAGCAGCTCGGTCGCCGCCGCCGCAACGGCGTCGAGGGCGTCGAGGTCGGAGAGGTCGGCGGTCAGCATCTGCGAGCCGGGGGAGTGGCGGCGCACCTCGTCGAGCACCTCGGCCAGGCGGTCCTCGCGCCGCGCCACGAGGCACACGGTGGCCCCTGCCCTGGCCAGCTCGACGGCGGCGGCGGCCCCGATGCCCGACGACGCCCCGGTGAGCAGCACTGTCTGGTCGGTGCCGTCCCAGCTCACGACGGCTTCCCCGTGCGGTTCTCGTAGACGCGCCGCAGACCGTCGCGCCACGTCACCCGGCACGGCCCCGTCAACGACAGCCGGCGGGTGTTGTCCGTCACCGAGCCTCGCAACGTGCCGGGCTGCTCGACGGCGTGCACCACCGGCTCGAACCCGCCGAGCTCGCCGATGTACGCGCAGTACTCCTGCACGCTCACCGGCTCATCGCCGGCCCAGTTCACGATGGTCGCCGGCACCGAGGCCGCGTCGAGGAGCGCCGCGGTCTGGCTGTTGATGTCGTCCTGGTGGATCGGCATGTACATGCACGGGTCCCAACGGGTGGTGACCGGCCCGCCGGCCAGCAGCGCGTCGAGGTGCTGGGTCGGCAGACCGCCGTTGGTGCCGTACGAGGCGTTCATGCGGGCGATGGTGATGGGCAGGTCGAAGAGCTTGGCGCAGGTGCGGGCGACCGCCTCCTGGGCGATCTTGGACATCGAGTAGGTCGGGGCGTGCTTGGCGTTCACCTCGCCGAGGGGGTCGGTTTCGTGGAACACGTGGTGGGGGTCACCGTCGAAGGGTGGCCGGTACACGGAGTGGGTGGACATCACCAGCGCCGCCTTGGCCGATCGGCAGTGCTGGAGCAGCAGTCCGGTGCCCTCGGCGTTGACGGCGAAGGCGTGGTCGTAGTCCCAACCCCCGCCTTGGAACGCGGCCAGGTGCAGCACGTAGTCGAAGTCGGTCGGCAGCGCGGACAGGTCCCCGTCGCCGAGGTCGAGTTTCAGGGTGGTGATGCCGGCGTCACGGCAGCGCTGCTCGGAGCCCTCCTCGGAGAACCGGGCGATGCCCCACACCTCGTTGTCGGCGGCCAGGTACTCGGCCAAGGGGAAGGCGATCTGCCCGGCCGGGCCGGTGACGAGGATCTTCTGGCCGGAGAGCGAGGCCACGGGTCAGACCTTCAGCAGATCGGGGTAGGTGGTCTCGACGAGCCGTCGGATGCCGTCGCGCCAGCTCACCTCGGGCTGCCAACCGAGGCCCAGCAGCTTGGAGGAGTCGACCGGGTTCGGCGGGATGGTTGCCGTGGTCTCCTCGAGCTCGAAGTCGACGCCGGTGAGCCGGTGCAGCTCGTCGCACCACTCCTCGATGCTCACGATTTCCGGGTTGCACCAGTTGTAGATCGTGGCGGGCACGTCAGCGGCGGCGAGCAGGTAGGGCAGCGACGAGAGCAGGTCGTCGTCGTGGAGCAGGCAGTGGGTGTTGGGCCGGTCGGCGCTCACCCCGATCTTCATGCCGTGCTGGGCCATCTGCAGCTGGAAGGACATCCACCCGTGGGTGGGCCCGTAGGGCACGTCGAGGCGGGCGATGACGGTGGGCACGCCGAAGCGCTTG
This is a stretch of genomic DNA from Acidimicrobiales bacterium. It encodes these proteins:
- a CDS encoding SDR family NAD(P)-dependent oxidoreductase gives rise to the protein MSWDGTDQTVLLTGASSGIGAAAAVELARAGATVCLVARREDRLAEVLDEVRRHSPGSQMLTADLSDLDALDAVAAAATELLGGRVDVLVNNAGAPKRRSVVTMTPEDVEGVMAMNYFSPVRLTLAVLPAMVERGTGHVLNVSSMGVHMAAFKVGAYSASKAALEMFTESLHVELAHTAVRAHLFVPGTTTTEFSTPKEGNDPPFPVDPATAASADEVAVALVAALGDDRLITYATERDRATATSKHADPDAFLAQLRPVFASMTAP
- a CDS encoding ABC transporter ATP-binding protein is translated as MTGPEPLTGEHVVGLPTGAPEQTVPILELVGVKAAYGAIEVLHGVDLAVPEGSVVALLGPNGAGKSTILKVCSGQLGVTAGEVRLAGRVVNGAEPDELARLGMCTVPEGRGVFPNLTVRENLWMNTFAGVSLADVEAAAYERFPRLGERRKQLAGTMSGGEQQMLAMARALGTNPAMLLLDELSMGLAPLVVADLYEIVAQVSEEGVSILVSEQFARTVLGIAQVAAIVLHGRVTRVGAPDELADELSAAYLGS
- a CDS encoding ABC transporter ATP-binding protein, which codes for MPLLETVGVKVRFGGNVALDDVSLAVEPAAVTGLIGPNGAGKTTLFNVITGLQPLSEGKVVLNGTDVTKLAPHKRARQGLARTFQRLELFTSLSVRDNVLVAGEIRNRWGRGAKRLDATAEASRIIELVGLADVADREVGEIPTGKARVVELARALMLHPTLLLLDEPASGQTEEETEAFGALLLQLAREDGLGICLVEHDMALVMDVCETIHVLEFGRMIASGTADEVRNDPAVIDAYLGAPESIA
- a CDS encoding AMP-binding protein, with translation MTDVTDPSMLYRPVFGADLMVHALAKNPDAPAVVIGERTMTAAEMAASVSCYAQALQAKGLGIGSQASMLSLNRPEVLFTMGANQMNATRSTPLHPMGSVEDQAYVLTDCGAEALIFDPDTFTDRARELAGLVPGIRHFLALGPTEFGEDLTALAAACEPKPLVAPVVDPEDLAGIAYSGGTTGKPKGIMSTFRSGAAMTTIQMAEWEWPTETRFLICTPLSHAGAAFFTPTLLRGGSLTVLPGFDPETFMRTVEEQRITATMLVPTMLYVLLDHPRFDDYDLSSLETVFYGAAAMSPTRLKEAVERMGRIFFQFYGQAECPMTITVLRKEDHDPEDLGRLASCGRPVPWVHVALLDDEGNEVPPGEPGEICVRGPLVMKGYLGKPEQTAEAFAHGWLHTGDVARADDEGFLYIVDRKKDMIVTGGFNVYPREVEDVISTHPAVSAVAVIGVPDDKWGEAVKAVVVVRPGADLDPAELMELVKEHKGAVQAPKSVDVVDAIPLSALGKPDKKVLRARYWGESGRMVN
- a CDS encoding NAD(P)-dependent oxidoreductase, yielding MASLSGQKILVTGPAGQIAFPLAEYLAADNEVWGIARFSEEGSEQRCRDAGITTLKLDLGDGDLSALPTDFDYVLHLAAFQGGGWDYDHAFAVNAEGTGLLLQHCRSAKAALVMSTHSVYRPPFDGDPHHVFHETDPLGEVNAKHAPTYSMSKIAQEAVARTCAKLFDLPITIARMNASYGTNGGLPTQHLDALLAGGPVTTRWDPCMYMPIHQDDINSQTAALLDAASVPATIVNWAGDEPVSVQEYCAYIGELGGFEPVVHAVEQPGTLRGSVTDNTRRLSLTGPCRVTWRDGLRRVYENRTGKPS
- a CDS encoding ABC transporter permease → MQQFLQFTILGLVIGSVYGIAASGLVVTYTTSGIFNFAHGAIAMLGAFTYWQLRFGWGWSAPLALLVVLGVFAPLMGAVLYQVIMKNLRGTSEVTKIIVPVGVMLGLLALATWIWNPTPRVPRLFPKFFGPDAQVSLFGVNVTWHEIIALVVAVAIAVSIRFLFQKTRSGVAMRAVVDDPDLLQLNGGRPERLATISWAGGAFLAALAGILITPIQGTAMSANALTLLVIDAFAAAMFGRLRSLPRTFVGGIVLGLIGSYVIAYFPAAEWTWTGSFRTAIPMILLFIVLLLLPQDRLRGATVLRTRERFRMPTMRTAWIGALVLVVVVFALRVVMEATAINTLAFGVTFALVALSLVLLTGYAGEINLAALSFGAIGTIIVYHFGVSGSGPSARTTLLGFVLAGVVCAVVGALVALPALRLRGLYLALATMAFGVFVSRMVLTEIGERELFGVRFSIFEGGSLTIPRPEIGPLDFTDNGDFLMLVTVLFALLGVALVALRHSGYGRRLSAMKDSPAACATLGMSVVRLKLSVFMMSAAIAGIGGALMSSQLGSVNLDRFDIFLSLALLLLTVVGGIGYVAAALFSGILNGAAFLAMQNTLTKLGNDYVTLEPIFGFFVSVVTVLPATIGVTMGKNPSGAISDIVEGLDQIKRAKPVVVTVIALQVLIWVGTWQDLYNGWWFTILTALNLLVVPRVVGLGMAARARRTHDLPAPVAPELVGIDRPFTDADLAEMDLVLGLDGVPLAREDRAHAPA
- a CDS encoding SDR family oxidoreductase gives rise to the protein MGTVAVTGSGSGIGAATAARLTADGHRVIGVDLRGAALEADLGTPDGRAAAVAAVGEACDGVLDGLITCAGVAGFPGRPARLLAAVNYFGTVEVMEGLRPLLAAGTNPSAVAISSNSTTTAPGYDLALVEALLAGDEPTALEVADRSDSIIAYAATKLAVARWVRRSAVSADWAGAGIRLNAIAPGMIATPMIDEGRSDEFLNTQLDTFEQTIALGRPGRPEEIAALLSFLVGPESSFFCGSIVFCDGGTDAALRTNDWPARWEIG